The genomic region CAACCGCGGCGCCACTGCAACGAGGCGCTCGCGCAGCGCCGCCAGATCAGGCAGCACCAGCCCCACCGTGCCACGCAGCAGTTGCGGCGCTCCGGCCGGCAGATGGAACTGCGAGCGCCCGACATTGACCCACATATTGTCCACGCCCACCATCAGATGCGGGTCGCGCGTCAATCCAAGCCCCACCACGTAGAACAGCGTCGCCGTCCGCTGGTCCGGCACCCGGACATTGACATGGCCGAATTCGACGATGTTGCCGACATCCCCGGCGCTGCGGTCGAACACGTGCTGCGGCATCCTTCCCTCCCCCTGTCGGATCAGCTCCCGCTCCAGTGCGGCGTCCGTTTTTCCAGGAATGCGTCGATCCCCTCGGCGGCATCGCGCGCCAGCATGTTCCGCGTCATCGCCTCGGCGGTGAAGCGGTAGGCATCGTGCAGCGTCATCTCGGCCTGGCGGTAGAACGCCTCCTTGCCGATGGCGAGCGTGAGCGGGCTCTTGGCCGCGAGCTGAGCCGCCAGCGCGGCGACTTCCGCGTCCAGCGCCGCTTCGGGCACGACCCGGTTGACCAGCCCGATCTCGCGGGCGCGCGCGGCGTCGATCGGCTCGCCGGTCAGCAGCATTTCCATCGCCGCCTTGCGCCCCACTGCCCGCGACAGCGCCACCATCGGCGTCGAGCAGAACAGGCCGATATTCACGCCCGGGGTCGCGAACCGGGCGGTGTCGGCGGCCACGGCCAGGTCGCAGCTCGCCACCAACTGGCATCCCGCCGCGGTGGCGATGCCGTGCACCCGCGCGATCACCGGCTTGGGCAGGCGCACCAGTCGCATCATCACGTCCGCGCAAAGGGCGAACAGTGCCTCATAGGCCGGGCGGCCGGGAGTGGCGCGCATCTCCCGCAGATCGTGGCCGGCGCAGAAGGCCGGGCCGGCTCCGCCGATGACGATGACCTGTACCGACGGGTCAGCGGCAACCTCATCCAGGGTCGCGTACAATGCCTCGAGCAAGGCAACCGACAGGGCGTTGCGCGCCTGCGGCCGGTTCAGCGTCAACCAGGCGACCCCGGCCTCGTCA from Rhodovastum atsumiense harbors:
- a CDS encoding enoyl-CoA hydratase, which codes for MDTGPVQEKLLRRDEAGVAWLTLNRPQARNALSVALLEALYATLDEVAADPSVQVIVIGGAGPAFCAGHDLREMRATPGRPAYEALFALCADVMMRLVRLPKPVIARVHGIATAAGCQLVASCDLAVAADTARFATPGVNIGLFCSTPMVALSRAVGRKAAMEMLLTGEPIDAARAREIGLVNRVVPEAALDAEVAALAAQLAAKSPLTLAIGKEAFYRQAEMTLHDAYRFTAEAMTRNMLARDAAEGIDAFLEKRTPHWSGS